The genome window AAGAGAACCTGCTAGGTTAATAGTATTCATAGAGTAGCTCGCGCCAGTATCGCCGTAAGAAAATCGTCCCTATATAAATCACCGTAAACCACTTAAAAAAACTTAGCTAATGACGGTTTTACCTATGGAAAGGCTTAAAAATAAAAACGCCTCGCAAGTTGCGAGGCGTTGTAAATATGACTAAAACTCTAAGAAAATTACTTCTTAAATTTTGAGTATTTGTTTTTAAATTTATCAATACGACCAGCAGTATCGATAAGTTTGCTTTCTCCCGTATAAAATGGGTGAGATGTACGAGAAATCTCTAATTTGATCAATGGATATTCTGATCCTTCAAAATCGATGGTCTCGCTAGTATTTGCAGTAGATTTGGTAATGAAAACTTCTTCATTAGACATATCCTTAAACGCTACTAATCTATAATTCTCTGGGTGTATTCCTTTTTGCATGACTTAAATCTTATTCTTTTGCGGCTGCAAATTTAATTATTTTTCTTTAAATAACAACCTTTT of Nonlabens sp. Ci31 contains these proteins:
- a CDS encoding type B 50S ribosomal protein L31; translation: MQKGIHPENYRLVAFKDMSNEEVFITKSTANTSETIDFEGSEYPLIKLEISRTSHPFYTGESKLIDTAGRIDKFKNKYSKFKK